Part of the Virgibacillus natechei genome is shown below.
AATGCTCATACAGATAATAGCCGGAATCGCTATTGGTCCTATGAGGATTCTAGAGCCTGGACCCCCAATACGCAGTATAAATTTTTTAGGATTGGTGAGTAGTAAAGGTTGTTCAGAACTAGTCGTGGTATAATAGGATGGTTATAAATGATGGTAAGGAGAAATGAATACGTGAGTTTACATGTTGTTTTATATCAACCAGAAATACCTGCCAATACAGGGAATATTGCGAGAACATGTCTGGGAGCGAATGCTACCCTCCATTTAATCCATCCACTAGGCTTTTCTACAGATAATAAAATGGTGCGCCGAGCTGGATTGGATTACTGGGAAGATGCAGATGTTTTAGAATATGATTCGATTGATCAATTGTATGAAAAGTATCCAGAGGGAGCGTTTTACTATATTGAAAATTTCGGTACGAAGCACTATACAGACTATGATTATAGCAATATTAACGAGGACTTATTCTTTGTTTTCGGCAGAGAAACAGATGGGATTCCGAGAGAACTGCTAGAAGGCAAAGAGGACAGGTGCCTGCGAATTCATATGACGGATAAGGTGCGCTCCCTTAATTTGTCTAATACAGCGGCAATCATTATTTATGAAGCGTTAAGGCAACAAGGTTTCCCACATATGAAGTAAAAAAACGCCATGTAAAAATTTACATGGCGTTTTTTAGTTGCATAGGAAACTATAGAATTTAAATGCTGTGGATAACTTAGTTACC
Proteins encoded:
- a CDS encoding tRNA (cytidine(34)-2'-O)-methyltransferase, with protein sequence MSLHVVLYQPEIPANTGNIARTCLGANATLHLIHPLGFSTDNKMVRRAGLDYWEDADVLEYDSIDQLYEKYPEGAFYYIENFGTKHYTDYDYSNINEDLFFVFGRETDGIPRELLEGKEDRCLRIHMTDKVRSLNLSNTAAIIIYEALRQQGFPHMK